A part of Rhopalosiphum maidis isolate BTI-1 chromosome 3, ASM367621v3, whole genome shotgun sequence genomic DNA contains:
- the LOC113560144 gene encoding uncharacterized protein LOC113560144, with protein sequence MKLSTIAILFVILGVAIYIQAMPTHDAPDTIPQTKPVEAQHQFPNLEVMGERKKRCNWNSDPTTTAGYSDPDFGHPPKAWDPVEPFAKNNKYFGTTRSPIRRRRSMDGMKFNYTILK encoded by the exons ATGAAATTATCTACCATTGCAATTTTATTCGTGATTCTTGGAGTCGCTATCTATATACAAGCGATGCCGACCCATGATGCACCAGACACGATTCCGCAGACAAAACCGGTAGAAGCGCAGCATCAGTTCCCAAATCTAgaag tGATGGGTGAAAGGAAAAAGAGGTGCAATTGGAATTCGGATCCAACAACAACGGCAGGGTACAGCGACCCAGATTTTGGACATCCCCCTAAAGCCTGGGATCCCGTCGAACCATTtgcaaaaaacaataaatactttgGAACGACACGCAGCCCAATAAGAAGAAGGAGGTCTATGGATGGCATGAAATTCAATTACaccatacttaaataa